Proteins encoded by one window of Balneola sp.:
- the ggt gene encoding gamma-glutamyltransferase, with protein MKKLLLVALLALFTSSINAQVYYQNGMVASDNMIASEVGSEILQQGGNAIDASIATAFALAVVHPQAGNIGGGGFLVYMDSEGESTTFDFREKAPLAATKTMYLDEDGNYISRSNNTGFLSVGVPGTVAGLWDAHQKYGSLPWADLLQPAIELAEDGFPLSFTLAQHAKNFSENSTDNEFIRNFLTNGTGVPLKMGEIWKQPELAYVLKKIRDEGQDGFYKGEVAEKLASYMAENGGIITMEDLAKYNSVERAPVTGTYKEYDIISMGPPSSGGATLIQMMNMMELVDFEEMPFNSTKYVHFMAESMRRGYADRAEYLGDPDFNPEMPVDRLTSKEHAQQRFSNIDWEQASVSDSSKFGQLYDGQSTTHFSVIDKDGNAVSLTYTLEFSYGSRLGSPELGFILNNEMGDFNAIPGETNRSGRIGTLPNQIEPEKRMLSSMSPTIIAKDGKPYFVIGTPGGRTIINTTFQTVLKVIEFDMRVDHAIESMKVHHQWLPDRILYEPNTLSPDTKAALEAMGHTLVPRSSLGRMMGIIWDQENGVFIGASDSSSPDGGVAGF; from the coding sequence ATGAAAAAGCTTTTGCTTGTTGCACTTTTAGCACTATTCACTTCTTCCATAAACGCTCAAGTTTATTATCAAAATGGAATGGTTGCTTCCGATAATATGATAGCCTCTGAAGTTGGGTCTGAAATTCTTCAACAAGGTGGAAATGCAATAGATGCTAGTATTGCCACAGCTTTTGCCCTCGCTGTAGTACATCCTCAAGCAGGAAATATCGGTGGAGGTGGTTTTTTGGTTTATATGGATAGTGAAGGGGAGTCCACGACCTTCGATTTTCGTGAGAAAGCTCCGCTTGCAGCAACTAAAACGATGTACCTGGATGAAGATGGAAACTATATCTCAAGAAGTAATAATACTGGTTTTCTATCAGTGGGAGTACCAGGTACAGTAGCTGGTTTATGGGATGCTCATCAAAAATATGGGAGTTTGCCCTGGGCAGATTTGCTTCAACCAGCAATAGAATTAGCAGAAGACGGATTCCCTTTGAGTTTCACCCTCGCACAACATGCGAAGAATTTTTCAGAGAATTCTACTGATAACGAGTTCATCCGGAATTTTTTAACCAATGGGACTGGTGTCCCACTAAAAATGGGCGAAATCTGGAAACAACCTGAACTCGCTTATGTGCTAAAGAAAATTAGAGATGAAGGTCAGGATGGTTTTTACAAAGGTGAAGTTGCAGAAAAACTAGCAAGCTACATGGCTGAGAATGGTGGAATTATTACCATGGAGGATTTGGCTAAATACAACTCTGTGGAGAGAGCACCGGTAACAGGTACATATAAAGAGTACGACATCATTTCAATGGGGCCGCCTAGTTCCGGGGGAGCGACGCTAATTCAAATGATGAATATGATGGAACTGGTCGACTTTGAAGAAATGCCTTTCAATTCCACCAAATACGTTCACTTTATGGCCGAATCAATGCGTCGTGGTTATGCTGATCGTGCTGAATATTTAGGTGATCCAGATTTCAATCCTGAAATGCCTGTAGACCGGTTAACCTCCAAAGAACATGCACAACAACGCTTCTCAAATATCGATTGGGAACAAGCTTCTGTGAGCGATTCCTCTAAGTTTGGACAATTGTATGATGGGCAAAGTACAACCCACTTTTCTGTAATCGATAAGGATGGAAATGCAGTTTCTCTTACGTACACACTTGAGTTCTCATATGGCTCTCGCTTAGGTTCTCCTGAACTTGGTTTTATCCTGAATAATGAAATGGGAGACTTCAATGCCATTCCGGGAGAAACTAATCGCTCGGGTCGGATTGGAACACTTCCAAATCAAATCGAACCGGAAAAACGTATGCTTTCGAGTATGAGTCCAACCATTATTGCTAAGGACGGAAAGCCTTATTTCGTAATTGGAACTCCCGGTGGACGAACCATCATCAATACTACATTCCAGACCGTTCTAAAAGTTATCGAATTTGACATGCGCGTTGACCATGCCATTGAGTCCATGAAAGTTCACCACCAATGGTTACCTGATCGAATTCTTTATGAACCGAATACACTTTCACCTGACACAAAAGCCGCTCTTGAAGCTATGGGACACACCCTGGTTCCAAGAAGCAGTCTCGGACGAATGATGGGAATTATTTGGGATCAGGAAAATGGTGTCTTTATTGGCGCTTCTGATAGTTCAAGCCCTGATGGGGGAGTAGCTGGATTCTAA
- a CDS encoding S41 family peptidase, whose amino-acid sequence MTLKRFLVPNLFIVLILATLNFAGVDEVIKTNDDDKTNLTKYVQAQRAILQNYFGYADIDIMYKTGIKYMVKSIEDSTITISGTPIDTTFPGIQVSNLRESYLKFEEAYLYVANNGQDEDMKFLTEQAIRGMFSTLDPHSVFIEATDSEEDQENFAGKFQGIGVQFNVLNDTITVVTAIAGGPSDQLGIQSGDRIVQIDDTSAVGFNNEDVVKHLRGEKGSKVRVGIIRPGVSEMLYFTITRDDIPLYTVDTSYMLDDQTGYIKINRFAATTHDEFMQAMDQLKDEGMDRLVLDLRGNPGGYLGQAVAIAEEFFPRGTQLVATQSRHNRFNQEYFSRKDGVFKDKPIIVLVDEGAASASEIVSGALQDHDRALVVGRRTFGKGLVQQQYELADQSYVRVTISRYSTPSGRVIQKEFTEGGGEEYAYEIYNRSDNAMNDAIEFVDEVPDTLQYKTDAGRTVYGGGGIVPDYIIQADTTRSGYMINFSLRKRASFEFIRSYLDSYGDKFRAEWESDFERFRTEFTWPEEDLARFKASLEEKGMVITDEVSSPEFKRDSLFVPPGYFEEVAWMAEGRMKAELARQVWGLPYFYPIVNDVFDTTLEEAMGLWDAYSKLEALAKGKASLDDFSDIKSDG is encoded by the coding sequence ATGACATTGAAGAGATTTCTGGTTCCAAACCTGTTTATAGTACTCATCCTCGCTACCTTAAATTTTGCCGGAGTTGATGAAGTCATCAAAACAAATGATGACGACAAAACCAACCTAACAAAATACGTCCAGGCTCAACGTGCCATACTTCAAAATTACTTTGGCTATGCTGATATAGATATCATGTACAAAACCGGTATTAAGTATATGGTAAAAAGTATCGAAGATTCTACCATTACTATTTCAGGAACACCAATCGATACCACCTTTCCCGGAATTCAAGTATCAAATCTCAGGGAGTCTTATCTCAAGTTCGAAGAGGCATATTTATATGTAGCCAATAATGGACAGGACGAGGATATGAAATTCTTAACTGAGCAGGCTATTCGGGGTATGTTTTCAACCCTTGATCCACATTCCGTATTTATTGAAGCAACGGATAGTGAAGAAGACCAGGAAAATTTTGCTGGTAAATTTCAAGGAATCGGGGTTCAGTTCAATGTCTTGAATGATACCATTACCGTAGTAACAGCAATTGCAGGTGGCCCTAGTGATCAACTGGGAATTCAATCCGGCGACCGTATTGTTCAAATCGATGATACCTCGGCTGTCGGCTTTAACAATGAAGACGTAGTTAAGCATTTACGCGGAGAAAAAGGCTCTAAAGTCCGGGTAGGAATCATTCGCCCGGGAGTATCTGAAATGCTCTATTTCACCATAACACGTGATGATATTCCCCTCTATACTGTTGATACCTCTTACATGCTTGATGATCAAACGGGATATATCAAAATAAATCGTTTTGCAGCTACCACCCATGATGAGTTTATGCAAGCTATGGATCAGCTAAAAGATGAAGGCATGGATCGACTGGTACTGGATTTAAGAGGCAATCCTGGTGGGTATCTTGGACAGGCCGTAGCAATAGCCGAAGAGTTCTTCCCTAGAGGTACGCAGCTTGTAGCAACTCAAAGCCGTCACAATCGATTTAATCAGGAATATTTTTCTCGAAAAGATGGGGTATTCAAGGATAAGCCCATTATTGTGTTAGTGGATGAAGGCGCTGCCTCAGCCAGCGAAATTGTATCTGGTGCTTTGCAGGATCATGACAGAGCGTTAGTTGTTGGGCGGCGAACTTTTGGAAAAGGATTGGTTCAACAGCAATATGAATTAGCCGACCAAAGCTATGTACGAGTAACTATTTCAAGATACTCTACCCCATCAGGCAGGGTAATTCAAAAAGAATTTACTGAAGGTGGCGGCGAAGAATACGCTTATGAGATTTACAATCGAAGCGACAACGCTATGAACGACGCAATTGAATTTGTAGATGAAGTTCCTGACACTCTTCAGTATAAAACCGATGCAGGCCGTACAGTGTATGGTGGCGGAGGTATTGTACCTGATTATATCATCCAGGCTGATACCACTCGATCCGGATATATGATCAATTTCTCACTCAGAAAAAGGGCGTCATTTGAATTTATCAGAAGCTATCTCGATAGCTATGGAGACAAATTCAGAGCGGAATGGGAATCCGATTTTGAACGATTCCGAACAGAATTTACCTGGCCGGAAGAAGACCTTGCCAGATTTAAAGCCTCTCTTGAAGAAAAAGGTATGGTTATCACCGATGAAGTTTCCAGTCCTGAATTCAAAAGAGATTCTCTTTTTGTTCCTCCTGGTTACTTCGAAGAAGTGGCATGGATGGCTGAAGGCAGGATGAAAGCAGAGTTAGCACGTCAGGTTTGGGGACTCCCCTACTTCTACCCTATTGTAAACGATGTATTTGATACTACCCTTGAAGAAGCCATGGGACTTTGGGATGCCTATTCAAAACTCGAAGCATTGGCAAAAGGAAAAGCTTCTCTAGATGATTTCTCTGATATCAAATCGGATGGGTAA
- the hslU gene encoding ATP-dependent protease ATPase subunit HslU: protein MIEEKNLTPQQIVRELDKYIVGQKEAKRSVAIALRNRWRRLNSDEEIKEEIVPNNILMIGPTGVGKTEIARRLAKLAMAPFVKVEASKFTEVGYVGRDVESMIRDLTDLAVNMVKEEMQERVKGKAEEQAEERILDILIPPVKKTGVGFNSDSNFDAEKASDAELNERTRERFREKLKNGELDERKIEIEVKSSKNPMMQVFGPGGMEEMGVNLQDMLGNMGKSKKAKRKLEIKEARKILIEEEAEKLIDHESAVQEALVRVQKQGIVFIDEIDKIADSSSGGGKSGPDISRQGVQRDLLPIVEGSTVNTKHGIVKTDHILFIGSGAFHVSKPSDLIPELQGRFPIRVELNSLTEEDFVDILSKPKNALTKQYQAMLATEGVSITFTDTAIKELARIAALVNSQVENIGARRLHTIMSSLFDELLFAVPDDINSGEITIDPNYVEKQLDGLVKDKDLSHYIL, encoded by the coding sequence ATGATTGAAGAAAAGAATTTAACCCCCCAGCAAATAGTAAGAGAGCTGGATAAATATATAGTAGGACAAAAAGAAGCCAAGCGATCGGTAGCCATTGCCCTTCGAAACCGATGGAGAAGACTAAACTCTGATGAAGAAATTAAGGAAGAAATTGTTCCTAATAACATTTTGATGATTGGGCCTACCGGTGTTGGTAAAACGGAAATAGCCCGAAGATTAGCTAAGCTCGCTATGGCTCCATTTGTTAAAGTGGAAGCATCCAAATTTACGGAAGTTGGATATGTGGGACGTGATGTTGAATCCATGATTAGAGACCTCACTGATCTTGCTGTGAATATGGTTAAGGAGGAAATGCAAGAACGAGTGAAGGGCAAAGCAGAAGAACAAGCCGAAGAACGCATTCTTGATATCCTCATCCCCCCTGTTAAGAAAACTGGTGTTGGCTTTAATAGTGATTCTAATTTTGATGCGGAAAAAGCTTCTGATGCGGAACTAAATGAGCGTACCCGAGAGCGTTTCAGAGAAAAACTTAAAAATGGTGAGCTGGATGAGCGTAAAATTGAAATCGAAGTAAAAAGCTCGAAAAACCCAATGATGCAGGTCTTTGGCCCAGGCGGGATGGAAGAAATGGGGGTAAACCTCCAGGATATGCTCGGTAATATGGGAAAAAGCAAAAAAGCCAAGCGTAAGCTCGAAATCAAAGAAGCGCGTAAAATCCTTATTGAGGAAGAAGCGGAAAAACTGATTGACCATGAATCAGCAGTTCAGGAAGCCCTTGTTAGAGTTCAAAAGCAAGGTATTGTCTTTATTGATGAGATCGACAAAATAGCTGATTCTTCATCTGGAGGAGGTAAAAGCGGACCTGATATAAGTCGTCAGGGAGTTCAAAGAGATCTTCTGCCAATAGTGGAGGGAAGCACAGTAAATACCAAACATGGAATCGTAAAAACTGACCATATCCTCTTTATTGGCTCAGGTGCTTTTCATGTTTCCAAACCATCGGATTTAATCCCAGAGCTACAAGGGCGTTTCCCAATCAGGGTAGAATTGAATTCGCTTACTGAAGAAGACTTTGTAGATATACTTAGTAAGCCAAAGAACGCTCTTACAAAGCAATATCAGGCCATGCTAGCTACCGAAGGTGTTAGCATTACATTCACTGATACAGCCATTAAAGAATTAGCAAGAATAGCAGCATTGGTTAATAGCCAGGTAGAGAATATTGGAGCAAGAAGACTTCACACTATCATGTCTTCACTTTTTGATGAGCTCTTATTTGCTGTGCCCGATGACATTAACTCAGGGGAAATAACGATTGATCCTAACTATGTAGAAAAGCAATTGGATGGACTTGTTAAGGACAAAGATTTGAGTCATTACATCCTTTAA
- the hslV gene encoding ATP-dependent protease subunit HslV — protein MSSFKLHATTVVGIIHNGEAAIGSDGQATMQTTVMKSTVKKVRKLADGKILAGFAGSTADAFTLFERYESKLDEYNGSMQRAAVELAKDWRKDKFLQKLEALLIVMDAEHALVISGQGDVIEPDDNIVTIGSGGSYALAAARAMVKHSPNMTAKDIVEEALRIAADIDIYTNHNRTILEIEGK, from the coding sequence ATGAGTTCATTTAAACTACATGCTACTACAGTAGTGGGCATCATCCATAATGGAGAAGCAGCTATTGGAAGCGATGGGCAGGCGACCATGCAAACCACCGTCATGAAATCCACTGTCAAAAAAGTTAGAAAACTGGCGGATGGTAAAATACTTGCCGGATTTGCAGGTTCAACCGCTGATGCCTTTACCCTGTTCGAACGCTATGAATCAAAGCTTGATGAGTACAATGGAAGCATGCAACGTGCTGCTGTTGAACTTGCCAAAGATTGGCGGAAAGATAAATTCCTTCAGAAACTTGAAGCACTTCTAATTGTGATGGATGCAGAACATGCGTTAGTAATTTCAGGACAGGGAGACGTTATTGAGCCGGACGATAACATCGTGACTATTGGAAGTGGAGGTAGTTACGCATTGGCTGCCGCACGTGCTATGGTTAAACACTCCCCCAATATGACAGCGAAAGATATTGTTGAGGAAGCCCTAAGAATTGCGGCTGATATTGATATCTACACGAACCACAACCGGACGATTTTAGAAATAGAGGGTAAGTAA
- a CDS encoding Rne/Rng family ribonuclease, translated as MKNQIIIHSSGDQARIALIENGELAQLFIESEENQRTVGNIYVARVHKVMSGIRAAFIDMGTPKDAFLHFSDAGDHLDDYVAKLNGPNAIPNDAKKDIKNKENLSNVQKQMLAGKVLKSGQKLLVQIVKEPIGSKGPRVSTDITIAGRFLVLIPMGDYIAVSKKVNNFRERKRLKNILNGMVPDGFGVIVRTVAQGQSDEAIEEDLRNVLKKWERVVDNLENAKPPSLLYKDLDMTESLIRDLFAKTYDRVLIDDPKMYRQIKSYVGQIAPQMVPNVELYKKKEHIFDFMKISEDVNSIFSPRVRLKMGGYLIFEQTEAMYVVDVNSGPYAAKEKQEDNSLKTNLEASREIAKQLRLRDIGGIIVVDFIDLRDEKNRKKIYDELKKEFRKDPAKTNIIGMSDFGLVQITRQRIRPSVVNSVSKVCPMCGGSGNVVSQDTIVTDIESWINKFKHNTGYRAIDLYVNPYLKSYLTKGMFSKRWKWISKYHLKITIISDENTSLNEFHVTLAGSDIDITDVVIRGESLEDLLNRQELEELNSGQHNRDNLDISKKEKRPPRNNGRSNNRQNNRSSGNSANSKGKPRPQHQNK; from the coding sequence ATGAAGAATCAAATTATCATTCATTCTTCGGGCGACCAGGCCCGAATTGCTCTCATCGAGAATGGAGAGCTCGCACAATTATTCATCGAGTCGGAAGAGAACCAGCGTACTGTTGGTAATATTTATGTAGCACGTGTGCACAAAGTGATGAGCGGTATTAGAGCCGCCTTCATCGATATGGGAACGCCAAAAGATGCTTTTCTCCACTTTTCGGATGCAGGAGATCATCTGGATGACTATGTGGCTAAACTTAATGGCCCCAATGCCATCCCCAATGATGCCAAGAAGGACATTAAGAACAAAGAGAATCTATCTAATGTGCAAAAGCAGATGCTTGCCGGTAAAGTTCTTAAAAGCGGGCAGAAACTGCTTGTTCAAATCGTAAAAGAACCTATTGGATCTAAAGGCCCACGGGTTTCTACCGATATTACCATTGCAGGGCGATTCCTTGTATTGATTCCTATGGGAGACTATATCGCCGTATCTAAAAAAGTCAACAATTTCAGAGAGCGGAAACGTCTAAAGAATATCCTTAACGGAATGGTTCCGGACGGATTTGGAGTAATAGTAAGAACTGTTGCTCAAGGTCAATCCGATGAAGCTATCGAAGAGGATCTTCGAAATGTGCTAAAGAAATGGGAACGAGTAGTTGATAACCTGGAAAATGCAAAACCCCCTTCCCTACTATATAAAGATCTGGATATGACAGAAAGCCTGATCCGCGATCTGTTTGCCAAAACCTATGACAGGGTTCTTATTGATGACCCTAAAATGTATCGGCAGATAAAATCTTATGTAGGTCAGATTGCGCCTCAGATGGTTCCTAATGTTGAGCTATATAAGAAGAAGGAACACATCTTCGATTTCATGAAGATATCTGAGGATGTCAACTCCATATTCAGTCCAAGAGTGCGTTTAAAGATGGGCGGCTATCTCATTTTTGAGCAAACTGAAGCTATGTATGTTGTGGATGTTAACTCTGGCCCCTATGCCGCGAAAGAGAAGCAGGAAGATAATTCTCTAAAAACCAACCTTGAGGCTTCCCGGGAAATTGCTAAACAACTACGGTTGAGGGACATCGGCGGGATTATCGTTGTCGATTTTATTGATTTAAGAGACGAAAAGAACCGAAAGAAAATTTATGACGAACTCAAAAAAGAGTTTCGAAAAGACCCAGCCAAAACCAATATCATTGGGATGAGTGATTTTGGACTTGTTCAGATAACGCGTCAACGCATCAGGCCAAGCGTAGTTAATTCTGTATCCAAAGTGTGCCCAATGTGTGGTGGTTCAGGTAATGTGGTAAGCCAGGATACCATTGTAACAGATATTGAAAGCTGGATCAATAAATTCAAGCACAATACCGGATATCGTGCCATCGATCTCTACGTTAACCCGTATCTAAAATCTTACCTTACCAAAGGAATGTTTAGTAAACGGTGGAAGTGGATTTCTAAATATCACCTCAAGATTACAATCATTAGTGACGAGAATACCTCTTTAAATGAATTTCATGTCACATTAGCTGGTTCTGATATTGATATTACAGATGTAGTTATTAGAGGTGAATCTCTAGAAGATTTATTAAATCGCCAGGAGTTGGAGGAATTGAATAGCGGTCAGCATAATAGAGATAACCTTGATATCTCAAAAAAAGAGAAACGACCTCCACGAAATAACGGAAGATCAAATAACCGGCAGAATAACAGATCGTCAGGAAATTCTGCCAATTCGAAAGGAAAGCCACGCCCTCAGCACCAGAATAAATAA
- the murA gene encoding UDP-N-acetylglucosamine 1-carboxyvinyltransferase produces the protein MDKFIIEGGTPLIGTIPISGSKNAALPIIAAALLGDSQTIIHNIPRLQDIYTFNNVLRVVGARVDFNDSANTVAIDPGNVSYLEAPYDLVRKMRASFYMLGALVGKHGYAKVSLPGGCAWGPRPVDLHMKGMEAMGVEITLDKGYVIARADDTLEGESFTLNPSSVGATVNLLLASVLRSRKFTIKNAAKEPDVVQLCEVLTKMGANIEGIGTDTLTIRKVDSLQGVEISNDPDRIELGTFMIAGAMIPGSELTLTGCNPDHLGNFPELLSNTGTEVQLNGSVISIKAPEVLKPVSIETEIYPGFPTDLQAQWATMLTQAHGDSSVTDTVYFDRFSYVPELVRLGADMHNEKNTVHISGKTPLTGASVMSTDLRASVSLVLAGMVAENTTEVLRIYHLDRGYESLENKLNPVGAKLSRVEA, from the coding sequence TTGGATAAATTTATTATTGAAGGCGGTACCCCGCTAATAGGTACTATACCCATAAGTGGTTCAAAAAATGCAGCTCTCCCGATTATAGCAGCTGCCCTTCTGGGAGACTCTCAAACTATCATACACAACATCCCCCGACTGCAGGACATTTATACTTTCAACAATGTACTTAGAGTAGTAGGCGCACGAGTCGACTTTAACGATTCTGCGAATACAGTTGCTATCGATCCCGGAAATGTATCCTACCTTGAGGCACCTTATGATTTGGTTCGAAAAATGCGAGCTTCCTTTTATATGCTCGGAGCTTTAGTCGGCAAACATGGGTATGCTAAAGTATCTCTTCCGGGAGGATGCGCATGGGGTCCTCGTCCGGTTGATCTTCATATGAAAGGAATGGAAGCAATGGGGGTAGAAATCACCCTGGACAAAGGTTATGTAATTGCTCGGGCTGATGACACCCTGGAAGGTGAAAGTTTTACTTTGAATCCGAGCAGTGTAGGAGCTACGGTAAATTTATTACTCGCATCTGTACTTCGGTCAAGAAAATTTACCATTAAGAATGCTGCTAAAGAGCCTGACGTGGTACAGCTTTGTGAAGTTCTTACCAAAATGGGAGCAAACATCGAGGGCATTGGTACAGATACTCTCACCATTAGAAAAGTTGATTCTTTGCAAGGAGTCGAAATAAGTAATGACCCTGATCGAATCGAGCTTGGAACCTTTATGATTGCAGGGGCTATGATCCCTGGTTCTGAGCTGACCCTTACTGGCTGTAATCCTGATCATCTGGGGAACTTCCCTGAACTACTCAGTAATACAGGGACTGAAGTTCAATTAAATGGTTCTGTAATTTCGATAAAAGCCCCGGAGGTTCTAAAGCCTGTTTCAATTGAAACTGAAATTTACCCTGGCTTCCCAACCGATCTCCAGGCACAGTGGGCTACTATGTTAACCCAGGCTCACGGAGATTCGTCAGTAACTGATACAGTTTACTTCGACCGATTTAGTTATGTGCCGGAATTAGTTCGTCTTGGAGCCGACATGCACAATGAAAAAAATACGGTACATATTAGTGGTAAAACTCCCCTAACCGGAGCATCAGTAATGAGTACAGACTTAAGGGCTAGTGTAAGCCTGGTACTTGCAGGTATGGTCGCAGAAAATACAACTGAGGTGCTTCGTATTTATCACCTGGATAGAGGTTATGAATCGCTTGAAAACAAGCTAAATCCTGTTGGCGCAAAGCTATCAAGAGTTGAAGCGTAA
- a CDS encoding acetyl-CoA carboxylase biotin carboxyl carrier protein subunit, with amino-acid sequence MKFEAEVKETTIEVELNEEESSFISGKASETFTFKKDNGRFFLRLGTKLYKIDNVDYNGSEITFSINGEWHTVTVKDEQELLLDSLGFKTGSDVAEGSIKAPMPGKILDILVRVGDEVTKGQPVAILEAMKMENELKSPIDGKVISIDAETGQSLEKNSPILEIE; translated from the coding sequence ATGAAATTTGAAGCTGAAGTAAAGGAAACAACTATTGAGGTTGAGCTGAATGAAGAAGAGTCTTCGTTTATTTCCGGAAAGGCCTCAGAAACTTTTACATTCAAAAAAGACAACGGCAGATTTTTCCTGCGATTGGGAACAAAGCTCTATAAAATTGATAATGTAGATTACAACGGTTCTGAAATTACATTTTCGATCAATGGAGAATGGCATACCGTCACCGTTAAGGATGAACAAGAACTACTGCTCGATAGTCTTGGATTCAAAACGGGTTCGGATGTTGCAGAGGGATCTATAAAAGCTCCAATGCCCGGTAAGATTCTGGATATACTGGTAAGAGTTGGTGACGAAGTTACTAAGGGTCAACCTGTTGCCATTCTGGAAGCCATGAAAATGGAAAATGAACTTAAATCCCCTATTGATGGGAAAGTAATTAGCATTGACGCAGAAACCGGACAATCATTAGAAAAAAACAGCCCCATTCTGGAGATAGAATAA
- a CDS encoding Spx/MgsR family RNA polymerase-binding regulatory protein, which translates to MLHIIGIPNCDKVRATKKWMDNKEIPYEFIDVKKEPLSMDELKDLEFKVGIDVLVNRRGTTYRQLGLKDKTLSKEELLEVLEQNQSMIKRPVLVHENSVLVGYDEEAFENFLKENELMGE; encoded by the coding sequence ATGCTGCATATAATAGGGATACCAAATTGCGATAAAGTAAGAGCCACAAAAAAGTGGATGGATAACAAAGAAATTCCATATGAATTTATCGATGTGAAAAAAGAGCCACTGAGTATGGATGAACTCAAAGACCTGGAATTTAAAGTAGGCATTGATGTATTAGTAAATAGAAGAGGAACCACATACAGGCAGTTAGGTCTTAAAGACAAAACCTTATCCAAAGAGGAGCTTCTTGAGGTTTTGGAACAAAATCAGAGTATGATAAAACGTCCGGTACTTGTACATGAGAACTCAGTATTGGTGGGATATGATGAAGAAGCCTTTGAAAATTTCCTGAAGGAAAATGAGTTAATGGGTGAATAA
- a CDS encoding DUF3108 domain-containing protein yields the protein MRRILLLLLFLSVSEYAESQENAFFDQPTFEKLVSVKETFRYEVKYGFFKLGWVEVTLLSDTLYNGRVHQHLITKMESNSKIPFMGTEIDHYHSFFYENEDGIPVTSLYWKDNLDEEKEKEIIYSFDRETNSVAYKEEDGEEGMLDLIEPATAGHIIFYFSRLFAGGDEPSSMPVYIAKGVGYIHFENSPELEKRKYRPFGKIEAYMTRGKTENLEGPFGFSGDFRAWFLNDDLRVPLEARVKVFLGNAIIKLIEYEKEER from the coding sequence ATGCGGAGAATTCTACTACTTTTACTTTTTCTTTCTGTATCGGAATATGCGGAGTCTCAGGAAAATGCTTTTTTCGACCAACCTACCTTCGAAAAGCTAGTTTCGGTAAAAGAGACCTTTCGGTATGAAGTTAAGTATGGATTTTTCAAACTCGGATGGGTTGAAGTAACCCTGTTATCTGATACCCTTTATAATGGCAGGGTACATCAGCACCTCATAACAAAAATGGAATCCAACTCTAAAATTCCTTTCATGGGAACTGAAATTGACCATTATCATAGTTTCTTCTATGAGAATGAAGATGGAATCCCGGTTACTTCGCTGTATTGGAAGGACAATCTTGACGAAGAGAAAGAGAAAGAGATTATTTACTCATTTGATCGAGAGACCAATTCTGTTGCCTATAAAGAAGAAGATGGTGAAGAGGGTATGTTGGATTTAATTGAACCTGCTACAGCAGGCCATATCATTTTTTATTTTTCGCGTTTATTTGCCGGAGGAGATGAACCGAGCTCTATGCCTGTTTATATAGCTAAGGGCGTAGGGTACATACATTTTGAAAATTCTCCTGAGCTTGAAAAAAGAAAGTACCGACCTTTTGGTAAAATTGAAGCCTATATGACTCGGGGGAAAACGGAAAACCTGGAAGGTCCTTTTGGATTTAGCGGTGATTTCAGGGCATGGTTTTTAAATGATGATCTAAGGGTTCCCCTCGAAGCCAGGGTTAAAGTGTTTCTAGGAAATGCTATCATCAAACTAATCGAATATGAAAAGGAAGAGCGATGA
- a CDS encoding dUTP diphosphatase, with amino-acid sequence MSQIKFKKLPHAEDLSLPSYESTSAAGMDIRAALSEPITLKPGERTLIPTGLQMALPKGYEAQVRPRSGLAIRNGITMLNSPGTIDADYRGEVKVIAINHGQEDFTVNHGDRIAQMVITPVVQLQVEEVDSLDETERGSGGFGSTGVK; translated from the coding sequence ATGAGCCAAATCAAGTTTAAAAAACTTCCACATGCAGAAGATTTGTCTCTGCCAAGTTATGAATCAACTTCAGCAGCAGGAATGGACATCAGGGCAGCTCTTTCGGAACCAATTACATTAAAGCCAGGTGAACGAACACTTATTCCAACGGGCTTGCAGATGGCCTTGCCAAAAGGGTATGAAGCTCAAGTACGCCCACGTAGCGGACTTGCAATAAGAAATGGAATTACTATGCTCAACTCTCCTGGTACTATCGATGCTGATTACCGGGGAGAGGTAAAAGTAATAGCTATAAATCATGGTCAAGAAGACTTTACCGTGAATCACGGAGATCGAATTGCCCAAATGGTAATCACTCCGGTAGTTCAGCTTCAGGTTGAAGAGGTAGATTCGCTCGATGAAACCGAACGCGGCTCCGGTGGTTTTGGGAGTACAGGGGTGAAGTGA